A genomic stretch from Canis lupus baileyi chromosome 3, mCanLup2.hap1, whole genome shotgun sequence includes:
- the LOC140631287 gene encoding uncharacterized protein isoform X2: MGPCGRSSVRRPRGGKGAACCLLGRCCRLLPPQPRSPRIPAAWTLLPPPPKLQPRGQVRARPLDPPEPCVLTRPWSVTCGLRSERQRQDAPRRCRHLAGEARRSHGAPDRCERGQRSRAALCQSEKTAEVKAGPPCEGPRGRRRRWPTEEPGEPRPRLEANTRHRRHEGGRGLSPERGPRHLTPQKLRLTGLQALGLEPSGQSSAVPLFISASVRLRVEVHACGHTEAPAGTGTGLLAHGLTCWYTDVPAGTGMCLRAHRRSCGHTDAPAGTGTHLRAHARACDYRDSPAGTGTRLQAHVGTCGHRYVPEGTRTHLWAHGRDCGHRYTPATTRTHLLAHGRTSGHTDAPAGTGTRLVANGLTCWHTDVPAGTGTRLRAHGGTCGHMYVPAGTRTHLLAHGGACGHRYAPASTRRHLRAHVCTCWQTDSPAGTRTHLLAHECACERRDAPAGTGRNTPEAGTHQRCCGCAPAVALALSWHLVRRPTAGKGHEPPRSAAGGRFHAEQGNDCFTRIRCCTES, encoded by the exons ATGGGCCCGTGCGGACGGTCCTCCGTGAGGCGGCCCCGCGGAGGGAAGGGCGCCGCGTGCTGCCTCCTGGGCCGCTGCtgccgcctcctccctccccagccccggtCACCCCGGATCCCGGCCGCGTGGACGCTGCTCCCGCCGCCCCCGAAGCTGCAGCCGCGCGGCCAAGTGCGGGCGAGACCTCTGGACCCACCCGAGCCCTGCGTCCTCACCAGGCCCTGGTCGGTCACGTGTGGCCTGAGGTCGGAGCGGCAGCGGCAGGACGCTCCCCGCAGGTGTAGACACCTGGCAGGTGAGGCACGCCGGTCCCACGGAGCCCCAGACCGCTGCGAGAGAGGCCAGCGttccagggctgccctgtgtcaGTCAGAGAAAACAGCGGAGGTAAAAGCGGGGCCTCCATGCGAGGGCCCCCGGGGACGGCGGCGGCGCTGGCCCACGGAGGAGCCGGGCGAGCCGAGACCCCGCCTAGAGGCGAACACGCGGCATCGGCGTCACGAAGGGGGGCGGGGTCTGTCCCCAGAGCGCGGCCCGCGGCACCTGACTCCCCAGAAGCTGCGACTCACCGGCCTGCAGGCTCTTGGACTGGAACCTTCCGGGCAGAGCAGTGCTGTACCCCTCTTCATCTCCGCAAGCGTGCGCCTGCGGGTAGAGGTACACGCCTGCGGGCACACGGAGGCACCTGCAGGCACAGGTACGGGCCTGCTGGCACACGGACTTACCTGCTGGTACACGGACGTGCCTGCGGGCACAGGTATGTGCCTGCGGGCACACAGACGCTCTTGCGGGCACACAGACGCACCTGCAGGCACAGGTACGCACCTGCGAGCACATGCACGCGCCTGCGACTACAGGGACTCACCTGCGGGCACAGGTACGCGCCTGCAAGCACACGTAGGCACCTGTGGGCACAGGTACGTGCCTGAGGGCACACGAACACACCTGTGGGCACACGGACGTGACTGCGGGCACAGGTACACGCCTGCGACCACACGGACTCACCTGCTGGCACACGGACGCACCTCTGGGCACACGGACGCACCTGCAGGCACAGGTACGCGCCTGGTGGCAAACGGACTCACCTGCTGGCACACGGACGTGCCTGCGGGCACAGGTACGCGCCTGCGAGCACACGGAGGCACCTGCGGGCACATGTATGTGCCTGCTGGCACACGGACTCACCTGCTGGCACACGGAGGCGCTTGCGGGCACAGGTACGCACCTGCGAGCACACGGAGGCACCTGCGGGCACATGTATGTACCTGCTGGCAAACGGACTCACCTGCTGGCACACGGACTCACCTGCTGGCACACGAATGCGCCTGCGAACGCAGGGACGCACCTGCAGGCACAG GAAGGAACACGCCTGAAGCAGGAACACATCAAAGATGCTGCGGCTGCGCCCCTGCTGTGGCCTTGGCCCTGAGCTGGCACCTGGTGCGCCGCCCTACTGCAGGGAAAGGACATGAGCCACCTCGTTCAGCTGCAGGGGGACGTTTCCACGCAGAACAGGGAAATGACTGCTTCACCCGAATCAG
- the LOC140631287 gene encoding uncharacterized protein isoform X1, translating into MGPCGRSSVRRPRGGKGAACCLLGRCCRLLPPQPRSPRIPAAWTLLPPPPKLQPRGQVRARPLDPPEPCVLTRPWSVTCGLRSERQRQDAPRRCRHLAGEARRSHGAPDRCERGQRSRAALCQSEKTAEVKAGPPCEGPRGRRRRWPTEEPGEPRPRLEANTRHRRHEGGRGLSPERGPRHLTPQKLRLTGLQALGLEPSGQSSAVPLFISASVRLRVEVHACGHTEAPAGTGTGLLAHGLTCWYTDVPAGTGMCLRAHRRSCGHTDAPAGTGTHLRAHARACDYRDSPAGTGTRLQAHVGTCGHRYVPEGTRTHLWAHGRDCGHRYTPATTRTHLLAHGRTSGHTDAPAGTGTRLVANGLTCWHTDVPAGTGTRLRAHGGTCGHMYVPAGTRTHLLAHGGACGHRYAPASTRRHLRAHVCTCWQTDSPAGTRTHLLAHECACERRDAPAGTGTRLLAHDLTCWYTDLPAGTGRNTPEAGTHQRCCGCAPAVALALSWHLVRRPTAGKGHEPPRSAAGGRFHAEQGNDCFTRIRCCTES; encoded by the exons ATGGGCCCGTGCGGACGGTCCTCCGTGAGGCGGCCCCGCGGAGGGAAGGGCGCCGCGTGCTGCCTCCTGGGCCGCTGCtgccgcctcctccctccccagccccggtCACCCCGGATCCCGGCCGCGTGGACGCTGCTCCCGCCGCCCCCGAAGCTGCAGCCGCGCGGCCAAGTGCGGGCGAGACCTCTGGACCCACCCGAGCCCTGCGTCCTCACCAGGCCCTGGTCGGTCACGTGTGGCCTGAGGTCGGAGCGGCAGCGGCAGGACGCTCCCCGCAGGTGTAGACACCTGGCAGGTGAGGCACGCCGGTCCCACGGAGCCCCAGACCGCTGCGAGAGAGGCCAGCGttccagggctgccctgtgtcaGTCAGAGAAAACAGCGGAGGTAAAAGCGGGGCCTCCATGCGAGGGCCCCCGGGGACGGCGGCGGCGCTGGCCCACGGAGGAGCCGGGCGAGCCGAGACCCCGCCTAGAGGCGAACACGCGGCATCGGCGTCACGAAGGGGGGCGGGGTCTGTCCCCAGAGCGCGGCCCGCGGCACCTGACTCCCCAGAAGCTGCGACTCACCGGCCTGCAGGCTCTTGGACTGGAACCTTCCGGGCAGAGCAGTGCTGTACCCCTCTTCATCTCCGCAAGCGTGCGCCTGCGGGTAGAGGTACACGCCTGCGGGCACACGGAGGCACCTGCAGGCACAGGTACGGGCCTGCTGGCACACGGACTTACCTGCTGGTACACGGACGTGCCTGCGGGCACAGGTATGTGCCTGCGGGCACACAGACGCTCTTGCGGGCACACAGACGCACCTGCAGGCACAGGTACGCACCTGCGAGCACATGCACGCGCCTGCGACTACAGGGACTCACCTGCGGGCACAGGTACGCGCCTGCAAGCACACGTAGGCACCTGTGGGCACAGGTACGTGCCTGAGGGCACACGAACACACCTGTGGGCACACGGACGTGACTGCGGGCACAGGTACACGCCTGCGACCACACGGACTCACCTGCTGGCACACGGACGCACCTCTGGGCACACGGACGCACCTGCAGGCACAGGTACGCGCCTGGTGGCAAACGGACTCACCTGCTGGCACACGGACGTGCCTGCGGGCACAGGTACGCGCCTGCGAGCACACGGAGGCACCTGCGGGCACATGTATGTGCCTGCTGGCACACGGACTCACCTGCTGGCACACGGAGGCGCTTGCGGGCACAGGTACGCACCTGCGAGCACACGGAGGCACCTGCGGGCACATGTATGTACCTGCTGGCAAACGGACTCACCTGCTGGCACACGGACTCACCTGCTGGCACACGAATGCGCCTGCGAACGCAGGGACGCACCTGCAGGCACAGGTACGCGCCTGCTGGCACACGACCTCACCTGCTGGTACACGGACTTGCCTGCGGGCACAG GAAGGAACACGCCTGAAGCAGGAACACATCAAAGATGCTGCGGCTGCGCCCCTGCTGTGGCCTTGGCCCTGAGCTGGCACCTGGTGCGCCGCCCTACTGCAGGGAAAGGACATGAGCCACCTCGTTCAGCTGCAGGGGGACGTTTCCACGCAGAACAGGGAAATGACTGCTTCACCCGAATCAG